In Dyadobacter sp. NIV53, a single window of DNA contains:
- a CDS encoding adenine-specific methyltransferase EcoRI family protein produces MGVPITFIDKYNPEQFEIIGITKKLGFHLRTRIYPQQIQVDVTGKKSLVTKLNDGAAIKLSYPPQDKTYYIVDNEYYVQLYARVLIKRK; encoded by the coding sequence ATGGGAGTGCCAATTACTTTCATTGATAAATACAATCCTGAACAATTTGAAATCATTGGAATTACTAAAAAATTAGGATTTCATTTAAGAACTAGAATATATCCACAACAGATACAAGTGGATGTTACTGGAAAAAAATCACTTGTAACTAAATTGAATGATGGAGCTGCAATTAAATTATCTTATCCTCCACAAGATAAAACTTATTATATTGTAGATAATGAATACTATGTTCAATTGTATGCTCGCGTTTTAATTAAGAGAAAATAA
- a CDS encoding HNH endonuclease produces the protein MRQKVYEKQKGICIKCGKYFDISGMEADHIEPWHEGGKTIETNCQMLCKDDNRRKSGK, from the coding sequence ATGAGACAAAAAGTATATGAAAAACAGAAAGGAATTTGCATAAAGTGCGGCAAGTATTTTGATATTAGCGGAATGGAAGCAGACCACATAGAGCCATGGCATGAAGGTGGGAAAACGATTGAAACTAATTGTCAAATGTTATGCAAAGATGATAACAGAAGAAAATCAGGAAAATAA
- a CDS encoding CHC2 zinc finger domain-containing protein, with protein sequence MKSTNKFSNEQILAAKNKSIAGYLKSQNIEPVNMIGGELVYLSPLRSETTPSFYVNPQKNIFNDFGGTDEMRGDSIRLVQQFRKCNFTEAIEILLGSDFLGTYSFSFSGLPDLDKQDSRIQIKSVHKLKNSALIRYVTSRGILLQHAFDYLSEVHYEVDGKQYFAVGFKNDSDGFELRNSLGFKGKSDNGITIIDLGTESVSLFEGSFDFLSALRHFGTDKPTITAIILNTTNNLRLALPVMSNCKMINCYLDNDLSGEKAVQKLIKHGFLVKDWSKIIYPNDKDFNEYLINNRNKAV encoded by the coding sequence ATGAAAAGTACAAATAAGTTTAGCAATGAACAGATACTCGCAGCAAAGAATAAATCCATTGCCGGATATCTTAAAAGTCAAAATATTGAACCTGTTAATATGATAGGCGGGGAGCTGGTTTATCTTTCTCCGTTACGTTCTGAAACTACACCTTCATTTTATGTCAATCCGCAAAAAAATATTTTTAATGATTTTGGTGGTACTGATGAAATGAGAGGTGACTCGATCAGGCTCGTTCAGCAATTTAGAAAATGCAATTTTACTGAAGCAATTGAAATTCTTTTGGGATCTGACTTTTTAGGTACTTATTCCTTTTCTTTTAGCGGCCTACCTGACTTAGATAAACAAGATAGTAGAATACAAATCAAATCCGTTCATAAGTTAAAAAACAGTGCTTTAATCCGGTATGTAACAAGTCGGGGTATTTTATTGCAACATGCCTTTGATTATTTAAGTGAGGTACATTACGAAGTTGATGGTAAACAATATTTTGCTGTTGGCTTTAAAAATGATAGTGATGGATTTGAACTAAGAAATAGCTTAGGATTCAAAGGTAAATCAGATAATGGGATAACTATTATTGATTTGGGCACTGAATCAGTCAGTTTATTTGAAGGAAGTTTTGATTTCTTATCAGCATTGAGGCACTTTGGCACCGATAAACCGACAATTACAGCAATAATCCTTAACACTACGAACAACTTAAGGTTAGCCTTACCAGTAATGTCTAACTGTAAAATGATAAACTGTTATCTCGACAATGACTTATCAGGTGAAAAAGCCGTACAGAAGTTAATTAAACACGGTTTTCTTGTTAAGGACTGGTCTAAGATTATTTACCCTAACGATAAGGATTTTAACGAATATTTGATTAATAACCGTAACAAAGCGGTATGA
- a CDS encoding DUF262 domain-containing protein — protein MNITLKEITIKELSDDFQDNAENGVVGFGGNLDIRPPYQREFIYKDKQRDAVINTITKNFPLNVMYWAVRADGTFEVIDGQQRTISICQYVNGDFAYSNRYFHNLKNDEQVQILDYKLMVYVCSGTESEKPRVV, from the coding sequence ATGAATATAACCCTCAAAGAAATAACGATAAAGGAATTGTCAGATGACTTCCAAGACAATGCCGAAAACGGTGTTGTTGGATTTGGAGGTAATTTGGATATTCGACCACCCTATCAAAGAGAATTCATTTATAAAGACAAACAAAGAGATGCTGTCATCAACACAATAACAAAAAATTTCCCTTTAAACGTTATGTATTGGGCAGTTCGTGCTGACGGAACTTTTGAAGTAATTGATGGACAACAACGCACTATTTCAATTTGTCAATATGTGAATGGGGATTTTGCCTATTCAAACCGATATTTTCATAACCTTAAAAATGATGAACAAGTACAAATATTAGACTACAAACTGATGGTTTATGTTTGTAGTGGAACAGAAAGCGAAAAGCCTAGAGTGGTTTAA